A single Atopobiaceae bacterium DNA region contains:
- a CDS encoding DnaJ domain-containing protein — MASMNDKDYYAILGVDEKASIEEIRKAFQTKARKLHPDVNKAPDAEEQFKEVSEAYAVLSDKDKRARYDAMRSGNVFSYGGDTSASQGGGYTGGGYGGYDPFGGFGGFPFGGMGTQQRRSGKSRAFNPKAGADVVYQLDIDADKAREGCRRGVTYQRYASCTNCGGSGSVHTEHSKACPTCGGTGRLTVDTGLFGVMEMVCPECEGTGRVVADPCPTCGGSGRVLEASEVVVDVPANSHDGDEIRISGKGNAGTNGSSTGDFVCRVGVPTERLGRKSAMGFQLIGFAAPFLLMGIIMSILSSMAFVICVPLVLGVVFVLSDGIAKRNSVWWKNAGKAFVNGFSTGFMFALFLGFMFSCSARMGSAATYTRNVTGMGV; from the coding sequence ATGGCCTCAATGAACGACAAGGACTACTACGCGATTCTCGGCGTCGACGAGAAGGCTTCCATCGAGGAGATCCGCAAGGCCTTCCAGACAAAGGCTCGCAAGCTCCACCCCGACGTGAACAAGGCGCCGGATGCCGAGGAGCAGTTCAAGGAGGTCTCAGAGGCCTACGCGGTGCTCTCCGACAAGGACAAGCGTGCCCGTTATGATGCCATGCGCTCGGGGAACGTCTTCTCGTATGGTGGTGATACCTCTGCCTCACAAGGAGGTGGATACACCGGTGGTGGGTACGGCGGCTATGACCCCTTCGGAGGGTTCGGCGGCTTCCCCTTCGGCGGCATGGGGACCCAGCAGCGTCGCAGCGGCAAGTCCCGTGCCTTCAATCCCAAGGCCGGTGCCGACGTGGTCTACCAGCTCGACATCGATGCCGACAAGGCCCGCGAGGGCTGCCGTCGTGGTGTGACCTACCAGCGCTATGCCAGCTGCACCAACTGCGGCGGTTCGGGCTCGGTCCATACCGAGCATTCCAAGGCCTGCCCCACCTGCGGGGGCACTGGGCGGCTGACCGTCGACACGGGCCTCTTCGGTGTCATGGAGATGGTCTGCCCCGAGTGCGAGGGGACTGGACGGGTCGTGGCGGATCCCTGCCCCACCTGCGGTGGTTCCGGCCGTGTGCTCGAGGCGAGCGAGGTCGTGGTCGACGTCCCTGCCAACAGCCATGACGGCGACGAGATACGCATCTCAGGCAAGGGCAACGCAGGTACCAACGGCAGCTCCACGGGTGACTTCGTCTGTCGTGTCGGTGTCCCGACGGAGCGGCTCGGCCGAAAGAGCGCCATGGGGTTCCAGCTCATCGGCTTTGCGGCACCGTTCCTGCTCATGGGCATCATCATGAGCATCCTCTCGTCCATGGCCTTCGTGATCTGCGTACCGCTCGTGCTCGGGGTCGTGTTCGTGCTCTCCGACGGCATCGCGAAGCGCAACTCCGTCTGGTGGAAGAACGCTGGCAAGGCGTTCGTGAACGGCTTCTCCACCGGCTTCATGTTCGCGCTCTTCCTCGGCTTCATGTTCTCGTGCAGTGCCCGGATGGGGAGCGCGGCGACCTATACCCGCAACGTGACCGGCATGGGTGTCTAG
- the ettA gene encoding energy-dependent translational throttle protein EttA, with translation MAEFIYQMHEARKAHGDKVILDDVTLSFFPGAKIGVVGPNGMGKSTLLKVMAGVEEVSNGEARLTPGYTVGLLEQEPRLDDDKTVLENIEQAFGDVIAKVARFNAIGEEMADPDADYDALMAEMGTLQDDIDAADGWDLDSQLSQAMDALQCPEPDAPVSQLSGGERRRVALCRLLLEAPDLLLLDEPTNHLDAESVLWLEQFLHTYEGAVLAVTHDRYFLDDVAEWICEVDSGHLYPYKGNYSTYLETKAARIAAQGERQERLAKRLASELEWVRSSPKARQAKSRARLERYEQMEAEAASMQKTSISDIRIPTGPRLGAKVLEAKGLCKSYGDRVLIEDLSFMLPRNGIVGIIGPNGVGKTTLLKTIVGLEPLTSGTLDVGETVQISYVDQGRERLDDSKTLWELVSGGNDYIEVGGDKISSRGYVASFGFKGQDQQKPVGVLSGGERNRLNLALTLRQGGNLLLLDEPTNDLDVETLESLEEALLAFAGCSVVVSHDRWFLDRVATHMLAWEGTDEEPGRWHWFEGNFQAYQADRVARLGEEASRPHRMHRKLTRD, from the coding sequence GTGGCAGAGTTCATTTATCAGATGCATGAGGCACGCAAGGCCCATGGCGACAAGGTCATCCTCGATGACGTCACCCTCTCGTTCTTCCCCGGCGCCAAGATCGGCGTCGTAGGACCCAACGGCATGGGCAAGTCGACCCTGCTCAAGGTCATGGCTGGCGTCGAGGAGGTCTCGAACGGGGAGGCCAGGCTCACGCCTGGCTACACGGTGGGCCTGCTTGAGCAGGAGCCTCGTCTCGATGACGACAAGACCGTGCTCGAGAACATCGAGCAGGCCTTCGGCGACGTCATCGCAAAGGTCGCTCGCTTCAACGCAATCGGCGAGGAGATGGCTGACCCCGACGCGGACTATGACGCCCTCATGGCCGAAATGGGAACCCTGCAGGATGACATCGACGCCGCAGACGGTTGGGACCTCGACAGTCAGCTCTCCCAGGCCATGGATGCCCTCCAGTGCCCCGAACCAGATGCCCCCGTCTCACAGCTCTCAGGAGGCGAGCGCAGGCGCGTGGCCCTCTGCCGTCTCCTGCTCGAGGCACCGGACCTGCTGCTCCTAGACGAGCCCACCAACCACCTCGACGCCGAGTCCGTGCTGTGGCTCGAGCAGTTCCTGCACACCTACGAGGGAGCGGTGCTGGCCGTCACGCATGACCGCTACTTCCTCGACGACGTCGCGGAATGGATCTGCGAGGTCGACAGCGGCCACCTCTACCCCTACAAGGGCAACTACTCCACCTACCTCGAGACCAAGGCCGCCCGCATCGCCGCCCAAGGCGAGCGTCAGGAGCGCCTCGCCAAGCGCCTCGCCTCCGAGCTGGAGTGGGTGCGGAGCTCACCCAAGGCACGGCAGGCCAAGAGCCGGGCACGTCTGGAGCGCTACGAGCAGATGGAAGCCGAGGCAGCCTCCATGCAGAAGACGTCCATCTCAGACATCCGCATCCCGACCGGTCCCCGCCTGGGCGCCAAGGTCCTCGAGGCCAAGGGCCTCTGCAAGTCCTATGGCGACCGCGTCCTCATCGAGGACCTCTCGTTCATGCTGCCGCGAAATGGCATCGTGGGCATCATCGGCCCCAACGGCGTGGGCAAGACCACCCTGCTCAAGACCATCGTGGGCCTGGAGCCGCTCACGTCCGGCACACTCGACGTTGGTGAGACCGTACAGATCTCCTACGTCGACCAGGGACGGGAGAGGCTCGACGATTCCAAGACGCTCTGGGAGCTGGTCTCTGGCGGCAACGACTACATCGAGGTGGGCGGCGACAAGATATCGAGCCGCGGGTACGTGGCGAGCTTTGGCTTCAAGGGCCAGGACCAGCAGAAGCCCGTGGGTGTGCTCTCCGGAGGCGAGCGCAACCGTCTCAACCTTGCCCTCACGCTGCGACAGGGAGGTAACCTGCTCCTTCTCGACGAGCCGACGAACGACCTCGACGTCGAGACCCTCGAGAGCCTCGAGGAGGCACTGCTCGCCTTTGCTGGCTGCTCGGTCGTCGTGAGCCATGACCGCTGGTTCCTGGACCGCGTCGCCACCCACATGCTCGCCTGGGAGGGGACCGACGAGGAACCCGGACGCTGGCATTGGTTCGAGGGGAACTTCCAGGCCTACCAGGCCGACCGCGTGGCACGCCTCGGCGAGGAGGCGTCAAGGCCTCACCGCATGCACCGCAAGCTTACGAGGGACTAA
- a CDS encoding coproporphyrinogen III oxidase family protein — translation MSGGEGPSVQALYLHVPFCLRRCAYCDFASSATAHDNPLMAAYGESLERMLREVSAVGLLAPAGTAYIGGGTPTMLGSEQLGRLVSCAHDAMAPRELSIEANPESLTDEVLESVSRADATRVSIGVQSLDDRELVALGRIHDAALARDRLAAAVESGLDVSADLMCGIPYQTSMSWQASLAGVLDAGVSHLSCYPLMVEDGTPLMASCDAGELPWPDDDTEATFMEAAERACAGHGLTRYEVASYAREGHACEHNIAYWTGVGYLGLGTQAASMVDREGYERLRGLASRLPGLPEDIVRVRLRMASSTREIASAARLADVSWEVEGLTAQQALAEDLMLAARMSRGIPAALVARARAILGERVDACFATLVDECLLELKLDGSYAPTERGWLMGNDVYGPLWGLADPKTLELSVG, via the coding sequence ATGAGCGGGGGAGAAGGGCCTTCCGTCCAAGCACTCTACCTGCATGTCCCCTTCTGCCTGAGACGCTGTGCCTATTGCGACTTCGCGAGTTCGGCAACGGCCCATGATAATCCGCTCATGGCTGCCTACGGTGAGTCGCTGGAGCGCATGCTGCGAGAGGTGTCAGCGGTAGGGCTTCTTGCCCCTGCTGGGACGGCCTACATCGGTGGCGGTACGCCTACCATGCTGGGGTCTGAGCAGCTCGGTAGGCTCGTCTCCTGTGCGCATGACGCGATGGCTCCCCGTGAGCTCTCCATCGAGGCGAACCCCGAGTCGCTCACGGATGAGGTGCTCGAGTCCGTGAGCAGGGCAGATGCCACGCGGGTCTCGATCGGCGTGCAATCGCTTGATGACCGTGAGCTCGTTGCCCTGGGCCGCATCCATGACGCCGCACTCGCACGTGACCGTCTTGCCGCAGCCGTGGAATCTGGCCTTGACGTCTCGGCCGACCTCATGTGTGGCATCCCATACCAGACCAGCATGAGCTGGCAGGCGTCGCTCGCCGGTGTGCTCGATGCGGGTGTGAGCCATCTCAGCTGCTATCCCCTCATGGTAGAGGATGGCACGCCGCTCATGGCCTCCTGCGATGCCGGTGAGCTGCCGTGGCCCGACGATGACACTGAGGCCACCTTCATGGAGGCTGCCGAGAGGGCCTGTGCCGGGCATGGGCTCACTCGCTACGAGGTCGCAAGCTACGCCCGTGAGGGCCATGCCTGCGAGCACAACATCGCCTACTGGACAGGCGTGGGATATCTGGGGCTGGGAACCCAGGCTGCGAGCATGGTCGACCGTGAGGGCTACGAGCGGCTGCGTGGGCTTGCGTCGCGTCTCCCAGGGTTACCCGAGGACATCGTCCGGGTGCGTCTACGGATGGCGTCTTCCACGCGAGAGATCGCCTCTGCCGCGAGGCTGGCAGACGTCTCCTGGGAGGTCGAGGGCCTCACGGCACAGCAGGCCCTTGCCGAGGATCTCATGCTCGCGGCCCGTATGAGTCGGGGAATCCCAGCAGCGCTTGTTGCTCGTGCTCGCGCCATTCTCGGCGAGAGGGTCGATGCCTGCTTCGCGACGCTGGTCGACGAGTGCCTCCTCGAGCTCAAGCTCGACGGATCATATGCGCCCACCGAGCGTGGCTGGCTCATGGGCAACGATGTCTACGGCCCCCTCTGGGGGCTGGCAGACCCGAAGACGCTTGAGCTCTCGGTTGGATGA
- a CDS encoding tRNA-dihydrouridine synthase, whose product MVEPFPMGATFSERLAANPFLMAPMAGVSDAAYRLMARAGGAALAYTEMVSVAGIHYGSQKTWELVEPGAAEPDIAVQLFGSEPEQFREAVAGVVERLGPKLALIDVNMACPVPKVTRKGEGSALLDEPERAADIVRACLAEADVPVTAKIRIGRRPDAVVGPEFARTLEAAGVSAVAVHGRCASQLYHGHSDPAAIADVVRAVGIPVIASGDALGDAACVDLLRATGAAGVFVARGTYGDPWVFGRANERLLGGGPAQPTPELRLAAFKLHVRLLAATHAHLARARSLAGWYLRGLPHASAWRDAAMRCVTLDDYLALSDEVAEDERAVAAGERLP is encoded by the coding sequence ATGGTCGAGCCCTTTCCCATGGGAGCCACGTTCTCCGAGCGGTTGGCCGCGAACCCCTTCCTCATGGCTCCCATGGCAGGGGTCTCGGATGCGGCCTATCGCCTCATGGCGCGCGCGGGTGGTGCCGCCCTCGCCTACACCGAGATGGTCTCGGTGGCGGGCATCCACTATGGGTCGCAGAAGACCTGGGAGCTCGTGGAGCCAGGTGCGGCCGAGCCTGACATCGCCGTGCAGCTCTTCGGCAGCGAGCCCGAGCAGTTCCGCGAGGCTGTCGCAGGTGTCGTGGAGCGTCTCGGTCCCAAGCTTGCCCTCATCGACGTCAACATGGCATGCCCCGTCCCCAAGGTGACCCGGAAGGGCGAGGGGTCGGCCCTCCTCGATGAGCCCGAGAGGGCGGCGGACATCGTGCGGGCCTGCCTGGCCGAGGCAGATGTGCCGGTCACCGCAAAGATCCGTATCGGACGGAGGCCCGATGCCGTCGTGGGGCCTGAGTTCGCGCGGACGCTCGAGGCTGCAGGCGTGTCGGCCGTGGCCGTGCACGGGCGCTGTGCCTCCCAGCTCTATCACGGGCATTCGGACCCTGCAGCGATAGCGGACGTGGTGCGTGCCGTGGGAATCCCGGTGATCGCCTCGGGGGACGCCTTGGGTGATGCCGCCTGCGTGGACCTGTTGCGCGCGACTGGTGCCGCGGGCGTCTTCGTGGCCAGGGGGACCTATGGGGACCCCTGGGTCTTCGGACGTGCCAACGAACGTCTCCTTGGAGGGGGCCCCGCCCAGCCCACGCCCGAGCTGCGACTTGCCGCATTCAAGCTCCATGTGCGGCTGCTCGCAGCGACGCATGCGCACCTCGCCCGCGCGAGGAGCCTCGCTGGCTGGTACCTCAGGGGCCTTCCTCACGCGAGCGCATGGCGCGACGCCGCCATGCGCTGCGTGACGCTCGATGACTATCTGGCGCTCTCTGACGAGGTGGCGGAGGACGAACGTGCTGTCGCGGCGGGGGAGCGTCTCCCATGA
- a CDS encoding alpha/beta hydrolase yields the protein MKIRSHADEKNMFVMPPCADDADATRHELKRRDIAWWEWGDPAKPSVLLLHGITSSHRSWSPVARLLAERGLHVIAWDMPLHGESRHDGDFTLEGCVDDLVGILDSCEVESCVVAAHSFGCYVAQQLVEAHPEMVDGAALFDGMPLSYPLTGLEHWSVYYYADFAWVYPLDAYVSQATKAACATEAAREGFAADLRALGKGGLLQASKLCYRDVINRDKLTFPEGMSLSFALGDGDTTGLVAEAMHEWSAAYGCGLEIVPDAAHNAPSDNPPFCTEAIADLVERCHA from the coding sequence ATGAAGATCCGGTCCCATGCGGACGAGAAGAACATGTTCGTGATGCCTCCCTGTGCAGATGATGCCGATGCGACCAGGCACGAGCTCAAGCGTCGGGACATCGCCTGGTGGGAGTGGGGCGACCCAGCCAAGCCGAGCGTCCTGTTGCTCCACGGCATCACGTCATCCCATCGCTCCTGGTCGCCCGTCGCGAGGCTCCTGGCCGAGCGTGGCCTCCATGTCATCGCCTGGGACATGCCCCTCCACGGCGAGAGCCGTCACGACGGCGACTTCACCCTCGAGGGATGTGTCGATGACCTCGTGGGCATCCTCGATTCCTGCGAGGTCGAGTCCTGCGTCGTGGCCGCGCACTCCTTCGGCTGCTACGTGGCCCAGCAGCTCGTGGAGGCCCATCCCGAGATGGTGGACGGCGCGGCCCTCTTCGATGGCATGCCGTTGAGCTATCCGCTCACGGGCCTCGAGCACTGGTCCGTCTATTACTACGCCGACTTCGCGTGGGTGTATCCGCTCGATGCCTACGTCTCGCAGGCGACCAAGGCCGCGTGTGCCACGGAGGCCGCCCGTGAGGGGTTCGCCGCCGACCTCAGGGCCCTTGGCAAGGGCGGCCTGCTCCAGGCCAGCAAGCTCTGCTATCGTGACGTCATCAACCGTGACAAGCTCACCTTCCCCGAAGGAATGTCCCTCTCCTTCGCGTTGGGTGACGGTGACACCACGGGCCTTGTTGCCGAGGCGATGCATGAGTGGTCTGCCGCCTATGGCTGCGGGCTCGAGATCGTGCCTGATGCTGCCCACAATGCCCCATCTGACAACCCGCCGTTCTGCACGGAGGCAATCGCAGACCTCGTCGAGAGGTGCCACGCGTGA
- the lepA gene encoding translation elongation factor 4: MTTQDTAHIRNFSVIAHIDHGKSTICDRILESTHTVDERDMSAQLLDSMDIERERGITIKSNAVRVMYAADDGETYQFNLIDTPGHVDFSYEVSRSLAACEGAVLVVDATQGVEAQTVSNALLAMNNDLEIVPAINKIDLPSADPDRVRAEIEDVLALPADDAVCVSGKTGEGIHDLLEAITVLIPAPEGDAGAPLKALIIDSWFDAYRGVVAIIRVFDGRISAGDHVRLMALGDTFDVEEVGCRRPKEVATHSLGVGEVGYVVTGLKDPDLIKVGDTVTLDERPCTMPCAGYREAKPMVFTGLFPIDTDQYENLRDALDKLILNDPAITYTPETSVALGFGFRVGFLGLLHMEVVKERLEREFDLDLIATSPSVDFHVFLTDGSMEEVTSPQDMPDPSRIDRIEEPFLKVKVIVPKDFVGAVMDLTQDHHGTFDDMVYLSAGTVELHYHMPLSELIMDYFDQLKSRTKGYASLDYDFSGYEASDLVKLDILLAGEAVDALSFIIHRDKAYARGRALCDKLKEIIPQQLFEVPIQAAQGGRIIARSTVRARRKDVLAKCYGGDISRKRKLLEKQKEGKKRMKAIGSVEVPQEAFMAILKVDD; this comes from the coding sequence ATGACTACACAAGACACCGCACATATCAGGAACTTCTCCGTCATTGCCCACATCGACCACGGCAAGTCGACCATCTGCGACCGCATCCTCGAGTCCACCCATACGGTGGACGAGCGGGACATGTCGGCGCAGCTCCTCGACTCCATGGACATCGAACGCGAGCGTGGGATCACCATCAAGTCCAACGCCGTCCGCGTGATGTACGCTGCCGATGACGGCGAGACCTACCAGTTCAACCTCATCGACACGCCAGGCCACGTCGACTTCTCCTATGAGGTCTCGAGGAGCCTCGCCGCGTGCGAGGGGGCGGTCCTGGTGGTGGATGCCACGCAGGGAGTCGAGGCCCAGACGGTCTCGAATGCCCTTCTCGCCATGAACAACGACCTCGAGATCGTGCCCGCCATCAACAAGATCGACCTCCCCTCGGCCGACCCGGACCGTGTCCGTGCCGAGATCGAGGACGTGCTTGCCCTCCCGGCTGACGATGCCGTCTGCGTCTCGGGCAAGACCGGCGAGGGCATCCATGACCTCCTCGAAGCGATCACCGTGCTCATACCTGCCCCGGAAGGTGATGCGGGCGCACCCCTCAAGGCCCTCATCATCGACTCGTGGTTCGACGCCTATCGTGGCGTTGTTGCCATCATCCGCGTCTTTGACGGTCGAATCTCGGCAGGTGACCATGTGCGCCTGATGGCGCTGGGTGACACCTTCGACGTCGAGGAGGTAGGCTGCCGGCGTCCCAAGGAGGTGGCGACCCACTCGCTGGGCGTGGGCGAGGTGGGCTACGTCGTGACCGGCCTCAAGGACCCGGACCTCATCAAGGTGGGCGACACGGTCACCCTCGACGAGCGTCCATGCACCATGCCATGCGCCGGCTACCGCGAGGCCAAGCCCATGGTCTTCACCGGTCTCTTCCCGATAGACACCGACCAATACGAGAACCTCCGGGACGCGCTGGACAAGCTGATACTGAACGACCCGGCCATCACCTACACACCCGAGACGTCCGTGGCCCTGGGCTTCGGGTTCCGTGTGGGCTTCCTGGGGCTCCTGCACATGGAGGTCGTGAAGGAGCGTCTCGAGCGAGAGTTCGACCTCGACCTCATCGCCACGAGCCCCTCCGTGGACTTCCATGTCTTCCTCACCGACGGTTCCATGGAGGAGGTCACGAGCCCGCAGGACATGCCCGACCCCTCGCGGATCGACCGTATCGAGGAGCCATTCCTGAAGGTCAAGGTCATCGTGCCCAAGGACTTCGTGGGTGCCGTCATGGACCTCACGCAGGACCACCATGGCACCTTCGACGACATGGTCTATCTCAGCGCCGGCACGGTCGAGCTCCACTACCACATGCCGCTCTCCGAGCTCATCATGGACTACTTCGACCAGCTCAAGAGCCGCACCAAGGGGTATGCCAGCTTGGACTATGACTTCAGCGGCTATGAGGCCTCAGACCTCGTGAAGCTCGACATCCTCCTGGCCGGCGAGGCGGTGGACGCACTCTCGTTCATCATCCACCGCGACAAGGCCTATGCACGTGGGCGTGCGCTCTGCGACAAGCTCAAGGAGATCATCCCGCAGCAGCTCTTCGAGGTGCCGATCCAGGCTGCGCAGGGCGGCCGCATCATCGCGCGCTCGACGGTACGGGCCCGGCGAAAGGACGTGCTCGCCAAGTGCTACGGTGGCGACATCTCTCGCAAGCGCAAACTGCTCGAGAAGCAGAAGGAGGGCAAGAAGCGGATGAAGGCCATCGGTAGCGTCGAGGTCCCGCAGGAGGCCTTCATGGCGATTCTCAAGGTGGATGATTAG
- the rpsT gene encoding 30S ribosomal protein S20, translating into MANIKSQKKRIKTNEKARIRNKAVRSELKTAVKGVQAAVDAKDATAAQTAAEKACRLFDKAASKGIIHKNQAAQRKSGAMKLANSIK; encoded by the coding sequence GTGGCTAACATCAAGTCCCAGAAGAAGCGCATCAAGACCAACGAGAAGGCCCGCATTCGCAACAAGGCCGTCCGCTCCGAGCTGAAGACTGCCGTCAAGGGCGTCCAGGCTGCGGTCGACGCCAAGGATGCCACCGCCGCACAGACTGCCGCCGAGAAGGCCTGCCGCCTGTTCGACAAGGCTGCCTCCAAGGGCATCATCCACAAGAACCAGGCCGCCCAGCGCAAGAGCGGCGCCATGAAGCTGGCCAACAGCATCAAGTAG
- the holA gene encoding DNA polymerase III subunit delta has translation MADSKTAPLLSAYLVVGEDELKRERVISRLEARVDPSLVDFNLEEITASSDVEASTILSALNSMPFGAPFRLVVLLSAEKLPKQASEALVSYLADPNPACVLCLVASKLAKNTRLYKAVAKVGPKSVVDCSSQKRWDLPKLVCGMAREVGCTMSSRAADELVSRVGESTVMLDNQVKTLAAFVGGSGQIDLEDVESHVARVAEVKPWDLLDAVCERDAAKAMSLYTLMERPSQVMLHSLLVARLRELVCARSLLARGDGSALAHTLGKQQWQVKNHLRWAHKFTAAELSADLAGAARCERQLKGSADSDLAFVEWMLSICG, from the coding sequence ATGGCAGATTCGAAGACGGCACCGTTGTTGTCGGCCTACCTGGTGGTCGGGGAGGACGAGCTCAAGCGCGAGCGCGTCATCTCTCGCCTTGAGGCTCGTGTAGACCCCAGCCTCGTCGACTTCAACCTCGAGGAGATCACGGCTTCCTCGGATGTCGAGGCGTCCACGATCCTCTCGGCGCTCAACTCCATGCCCTTCGGTGCCCCGTTCAGGCTCGTGGTGCTCCTCTCGGCGGAGAAGCTCCCCAAGCAGGCCTCTGAGGCGCTGGTCTCCTACCTTGCGGACCCTAACCCCGCGTGCGTGCTGTGCCTTGTGGCGTCGAAGCTTGCGAAGAACACGCGGCTCTACAAGGCCGTCGCCAAGGTGGGTCCGAAGTCCGTCGTGGACTGCTCCTCCCAGAAGCGCTGGGACCTTCCCAAGCTCGTCTGCGGCATGGCGCGCGAGGTCGGCTGCACCATGTCCTCCAGGGCTGCCGACGAGCTGGTGAGCAGGGTGGGGGAGTCCACCGTGATGCTCGACAACCAGGTCAAGACACTGGCCGCCTTCGTCGGCGGCTCTGGGCAGATCGACCTCGAGGACGTCGAGTCCCATGTCGCACGTGTCGCCGAGGTCAAGCCCTGGGACCTGCTCGACGCGGTCTGCGAGCGGGATGCGGCAAAGGCCATGTCGCTCTACACCCTCATGGAGAGGCCTTCGCAGGTCATGCTGCACTCGCTGCTGGTGGCACGCCTGCGCGAGCTCGTGTGCGCCCGGTCCCTCCTGGCCCGCGGCGACGGCTCCGCGCTCGCCCATACGTTGGGCAAGCAGCAGTGGCAGGTGAAGAACCATCTGAGATGGGCACACAAGTTCACGGCCGCCGAGCTCTCCGCCGACCTTGCGGGTGCGGCACGGTGCGAGCGCCAGCTTAAGGGCTCTGCCGACTCGGACCTCGCCTTCGTGGAATGGATGCTCTCGATCTGCGGATGA